TAATGAGGTAGAGGAACAAACGGCGGAGTTCAGTCCAACCGCGCCAAAGCGGACACATTCCTCAGCACTGCTCGAACCCCGCCATCAGAGAGAGCGCCAGAGACTCCACTgtgaaggaaaagcaaagaaaaaactCATTACCTCCATGTTAACCAATCATATGATtagaaaaagttcaaaaatcTGTAATAATTCAAGCAAGAATCAGTGTTTTACTTACAATGAGGAAAGGAGCCGCGACATACAGCTTTATTGAGTATCGTGACGAGGAACATGTGACAGTTTTTGAAATCTGACTCCATTTTATCTATGGACTCAATCCTGTAATCAAAAGATAAACACAGTATTTAGTCACAGAAGGTTTGCCAAGACAGCTTTGatacatagttttttttaattttttttataatgagacactttttaaattgcttggaataaaacaaacatcatgAACACCTTGTCATCTGTACACAACTTCACAAATATACtgacattatatatataaatgtgtgtgtacctttatttcttaaagagaaaaatataatatacactATAAATTAAAGCTTGTTACTTCTCTTCTGTCTACATGAATGCTCTTACTTCCAGGCTCCAAATCCGGCTTGCCATCGGTCTGAGAAGATGAGGACTAGATTGAGAACCTTCATTATTGCCTCCTTCACAAAACTGACCTGAGAGAACACAAGAGGAGAGGACGACAGCAGATAAATGAACTGCCCGCTCCCACACTACTACCCGAACAGGGAGTAAGGTAACATTACAAGATTTCACAGATCAGTGAAGTGAGGTTTTACCTTCTCCCTCAGTAGGCAGCGGTCATGAATAGTTGCTAAATATCTGTAATGGATCTTGATCAGCTGGTCCAGGTCCTTCGCTTCCTGTACTTGGTGCTGAAACTCCAGTCCCGTGCTGTGCAGAATCTGCCAAGAGACAGCACAGACAAGTAAAAGATGATATAATAGTTCAATTTAAAGGCAGTTCAGTGCATAAATTCCtctataattaaataataataaatgcctCTAACCATTTTCCAAAGCATATCATCTACTTCGAGATTATTTTTCTACCTTCCAGACAATTGCTGTTTTCTGTTAATTCTCACATCTGCTGAAAATCAACTGCAGACTTGAAACTTGCTTCTAAAGAGCTCGATACAAATTTGGTCGTTTCTTGTTTTTAGCAAGTTGACGTTTGACAGTTTAATCAGAAATCTTGTGAATTGGAATGTCCTTAAATCCACCACAATGatgaattttaaaaactgtctcATTTTACAAGCATTGACCTTAAAGTCAGAATAATATACTTTGGAAACTGatgataatgtaaaaaaaataggaaaagcacaggtgtaaatattGAAATGGATGATGGCTGAATTGCAtgtagctgcttcagtttcaggatCCTGGTGTTACACATGCTGGATAAcagtcacactgtcatggcttactgggacacttaaaTATTAACAGATCCATTGTtcatgttattagtaacacctgtgcttttcttgccatgaaaagtcaaaatgtccaTTGCTCGTCTCACCCTGGTCACGATGTAGTTGTGAAGGCTGTTGACAAAGTGCATCAGTTTGACTCGCAGCAGACACATCCTGTGAATCTGCTGATTGATCTGCTCTTTGACTTTTACTTCCTCAGCCAAAGCACCCTCAAGTTTCTTAGTGATGTTCATGAACTCTGtgaaaattaaacatattttagatATTAGAGAAAACTAGCAGTATCAATGCGGTAAAAGGGGAAATTCTCTGCATACTGAAGATATTCATGCGTCATAAacaactgacatgtttttatacATATCACTGAATTGAGCCCTATTTTGGAGAATGCATTAAAATATATGCTGCTTTTTAAGTGCCATACTAACTACATGGCAAGCGTAGTGTGAGCAGCACATCAGCAGAGCATGTAGCAGCGGCAAGTGCTCTGTCTGTGTGGAGTTCAGGTACAATGTTGAGCATGGGTCACCCGCGTTTTAGAAGCAGTCGTAGCTCAATATACACAACTGTAGTGGCGCATGCAAAATGTGAGGAAAATAGACTTGAAGCATAAATGTATGCTTAGGTTGAAAAGACGCCTGCGAGACGCAGCTGACACGCGACTTGCACACGGCCGGTGCAGACAGCTGcataaattaaaacagaagCATATATGTTGCGTGTGGTGTGCGTGTAAAAACACATCTGACCACTTGCTGTGTAGACACGTGGTAAGTCATACCATTGAATCGAAGCGTGTCCAGACTATATTTGGCCCATTTGAtctgcagcaggaggagaaacACCTGATTGTATATCTTCTGACACTCTGAGCTGATCACAATGTCAACAGGCCAGGGAACCTATGAGGAAAAATAAGTCACTGTCAGctcagcattttaaaaaattcttaataaaatctaaacaaacacattcatggTGTCTACCTTGTAACTGAGGGTAAGCACTTCTAGATTATTTACAGGGTGTTTTTTCCTTGCAGGGTCGATGGTCTCCAAGAAGATCGACAAtctgagaaaatgtgaaaaaacagtgaaaaaatacCCAcgtttttaataaaacacattcatctttttttttttaatcaattgaaTTCTTCACACGCAAATACATGCAGTACCTGCCGCTGTCCTCAGGGTGGCGCTGTCCTACTGCCTCCTGCAGCTGAACGTTGAGAAAAGACAGCTGCTGCCAGCTCTCCTTCTCCTGCACCTTTTCAAAGATGGCCGTGTAAAAGTCATACATGGTGTCTCCGGCTTCCAGCAGGAAATAGTTCCTCATAGCTTGGAGGTATTCCAGCAGCCTGCGGAGACATCAAGGAGCTCAAATTCTCTATAcgcagcaacaaaaaaaaagtcattactTAATATTAATGTTCAATTATGTAACCCCTGAATGTGATGCTTACTTGTAGTCTTTTTTCAAAGTCTTCATGAGGTTCCCGCAGCATTCGATGTACCTCCTCTCGATGTGCGGGTAGAGGCAGGAGCGCAGGGTGAGCTCAAACGTCTGGCAGGTGACGGACTGAGAGGAGCGGTCCACGATGACATCACCTCCTGAGAAGCGCTCGTGGAAGTCCCTCTGCTCCAAGTAGAGtctgaaagaaaacacagatcACTTCAGATTTTATCCATGTAGGTctgacataaaaaataaataatcccTTTGAAAATCTTATCATCTTTAGACAGTGCCTTTTGTGAGATTATGAAAGCAGCAGCTGCAAAAAGGCATTatataatgttttcttttttttttaaattacaaatttatgacatgaaatgaatgttttattcttgagtTGTGGACtacaaaagtgttttttgttttaaaattctGGCGTTTCATTATACATCCATGTTTACTTCTATCACCAGCAGTGGAGTCTTGATATTTAAACGTGGACATTCACCTCAAAGATTGGTAGTAAAACTTCAGGATTTTAAAGTTTGTATTGGTATGTCAGTAGGTATTCTGGCATCTTGTTAGCCAATATTCAGTGTGTTGAGATTACTGCTCACCTGGCAAAGTTGATGGCCAACAGTGGATCATTGACGTGATCGACCTCCAGATGCTGCGCGATGATGGACTGCATCTTTATGAGGCTCCTCTCTGTGGCCTGCCGCTCAGTCACTGTGTCGGTTGGAGATGAATCTTGGCTGCAGAGGCGTGACTGCACTGACTCCAGGAACAGCGCGTATAAACTCTTCCTCTCTGCATCTGCAATGTAATATGTTGgcattttttaagattttcatTTTGCAGACTCCTAAAAACTGTTCCAAGTGTAATAAGGTACAGTAACGCTTGCAGGGATAACACTGACCTCTGGAGGATCTCTCCGACTGCTCCTCATCCTTACAGTCCAGGTTTTTGAGCAGCTGCATGGACTTCCCGGCCATGATGATCTGCTTGAGGACAGGCTTGAGGAAGGACACCATGGTGAGCTGCCTGTTGCTGGAGCCCTGATCGCCTCCGGAGCTCCCACTGGCCGCGTCGTTCAGCTTCTCCTCGTTGTCCACCGTCTCAGACACGCTGTACAGGGTGTAGGTGGCGTACCAGAAGTCCCTGTGGTTCACTGGGACATCCTTGTTCCTACGCAATAAattcagccaatcaaatgtcaTTTATTGTAGCATAGCTGCCAAAATGTTAGGTTTATAGGTCATGTTGGAATTGATGTTTTGTGGTCTTTGGGGTGCAAACCTTTGGATGATGAACTCTTTGGCAGGATCAAACAGGTGGCCGTGAACTATCCATTCATCCACAATCTCCAGATATGGTCTGACTGTCTCTGTCCACAGTGAAAACAATAAGGCCACCTACAATAAGAGAAAAGGACACACAGGAATGATCACCTTAACATCCAAGAACTCTTCCTTGTGTGGAAACCTGCTGAGCTAAGCAACTCACAGCTTGCTCTGAAGCTTCCCCAACGCTGTCATACTCAATGATGGCCTTGTACAGAGTGTTGAGCAAGTGAGAGGCCCGCACAACGTTCGGGGTCTCCGGTGGGACTTCAGCGACCCCGGTGCAAAAGACTTTGTGCAGCACTTTGATCTGTGCCAGGTGAGGGCTGAGCCGCTCCAGGACCCCAGACAGAGTCACCGTCTCATCTGCAAAAGAGGACGAATCGTCAAATACCAGCTGATGTAAGAGACAAACCGAACACCACTAATTACTAATGACTGGGGAaactaaatggaattcagccatcattcattcTAGCATGTACACCAGTGTTTCTCATACTCTGACgtgtcaaaatgtcttcctattgtattaattattaataagcCAAAAGccataaacacactgtaaaagTTGTTTCTTGTTCACTAGTGACTGCATGAAACTCTCCACCACCTTATTAAAAATCCACTACATGCTGATCACTACATGATAATAGCTGCATATGCTTCTTGGGTTATTTAACTTTTTCTATGCATTATATTTGAGATTTCTTTTACATTTGGATTGATACACCGGCAACGATATCGCAATACATTCTTTTAACTGGACTTTGAAACTGTCTGACTTTCTATCATTTCAGCCATCTGTCAGTTTATGGCACTGACAAGATCACGCATACATTacatgctgatgtgtgtgttaaaaaggTTAAGATTCTACGTACTATGTCACGAGTTGTGCCATATATTTCACCAGATCACCTGTGTTGTTATACCAACATCTTAAGTTAGAATTACTGTGAATGTAGAGTTTTACTATCTTACCAAATGGTTTTTGGATCTCATAAACATACTTATACTTGCCATTGCATATCAGCTCTCTCTCAATTGTAGTCAGCTCCTCTTTGAAGCTGGTGAAGTACTTGTTGAGGGCCCAGACAAAGGCCTGGTAGGTCCTGAAGGGAGGCTCGGAACCCTTTTTGGAGCCGTGGGAGGAACCGGAGCCTGGTGGGCACGGTTCCGAGTTATACCCCGTCACCTCGTCTATGAACCTCTGCAGCCTGAACACGGCCTGCCCGTAAACAGCAATATGCTCCAGAACAGAGCGCAGACAGTTCTGCAATACAGAGGGAGAAAGATTGCTTCCTTCAGCAAACAGAGgacacgtttttaaaaaaatataagacAAGGAATTTTCTGATTTTTAACTTACGCTGGTCAGATGAGTTACAACCACGTTATTCCTTACTGACACTTTTCCATCATGATGTTGGAATATAAAGTGTTTCTTAACCCCAGACAGAAGCCTGCAACATAATCACAACAGCTCAAATGAATGACaacaaaacataattatgttAACATCAGCGTGTAAAGAACAAGATAATTTCCTTTATAATCCAACAATGACTCAAATGTTGACACCATCCCATCATTACATCTTACCACAGTGTCTCCCGTATTACTTGGGACTCTGTGACAAAGGCTTTTTCTTCTGGTAGATACAATGGATCAGTGTTGTACAAGTGCTGATCCCTgtagagagaaacacagagcattaatgtctttatgttcatttaaaatcatACTCATTCATAAATAACTTCAAGTAAACCCTTCTAGTTTATAAAGATAAACTATTAGTCTGAGCTGCTATAAACTTGtttgaaaaaacaatgttactatcaattaaatatttattttataaatgatattttgttatttatggaATGTgcattttgtgatattttttccctttctcttaAACTGTTAAATCAGCAACAAGTCAACAAATCATCATTAAAAGTGCAGCATCAtggtcatttttattatatttttaaagcaatttttatattttatggaaCCTGCATCTGTACTACAACTTTTATGAAAATACTGGATATTGGTTATGAGCTCTAAaagttcaaaaatatatattttttattaaaatattgtgaGCATCTTCTCCTAATATTACAGCTTTGTTTTATAATAGTTGTTCCCTTATAATTACTGTAACTGTGATTTATGACGTTATTCCTATAATATtacttttttctcattgttatcatcttaatattctttttttttctactgacgtgactttttcattcaaaactatcacattttcacattttaattctTAAAACTTGTGATTTAGTTTGAAAGCGTTACCTTACAACTGTGTCTTAAAGTGAAGTACGTACAAGTGCTGGAGTCTTACCACACATTGAGCAAGTTGGAGTGTAAATGCAAGCTGTGAGGAAAACGAGGAGCGTGAGGCACCCAGTATGGTGTCACTACATGTTGTTCAAGCCAGGCTCGGGCATCAGGCTCCCCCACTGTATGATACACAAACTGGAATTATTCTCACTTTCAACAACAGAGcggacaaacaaacacatagtGACTTGCCTCAGTCATTTGTGTATTTCAACTTATtgcattgttattattattattattatttataaggATTTCATGATTTGAAGTTACATTCTctattaaatacaatttgattGGTTCGCACCCGTCCATGCCACTGCAACTGTTTTATTAGTGTGGTCCTGGTCTTCCTGGGGGGTTCTGTCCAACTGGATCCCAGAGTCCTccctgctgattggctgttggctgtcctcatcctcactctcctcctcaGACCATTCCTAAAAATTACATACCACTTGATATttcataaattacattaaaaatacattcatcagGCATCCAAAAGGACATTTTTAGAGCACAAATATCTTGAATAGTAGGTTGGTTCTGATTTACTCACAGGGGTATCTGGATATGGTCCCATGTCTATGTCCTCACCCTCCATCAGATATTGGGCCCAGTCAAAGTTGTCCTCTTGTTCTGCAGAGAAACaagtggaaaaaatacatttaaacaggtGAGCGTTTCAACACGATTCTTCAAcattaaacatgaaactaaacattttggaaacgttGGCTCACCGGCTTCCTTCACCCTGGGTCTCTCGGTGAAGTTTGTGTTGGAGGGCGACTCCGAcaaggagaggagcagggacaGTATGCTGTGGTGCACATCAGTCTGCGAAAATAGATAAAGCCAAAAGGAAACATGAACCACAAAGAAAAGTATCAAGTACTGCAAGGATCAGTTAGTTTATTGATCGAAAGAAAATTAATCGTCAACTATTTGATAATCGTTccagtcttttaaaaaaaaataataataattctctGTTATTGGAtagttggtggcagagaggctgacaagaaacaagaggagagagagaaaggggtatTACAAAGGTCTCTTGCCAAACTCAAAGCAGGGACGTTGAAAGTATACAGCATGCGCTgtaaccactcgactaccaGAGTGCTCtcatttaaatcattgtttGGCAGCTTCTCAAGTGTAAGGATTTAAAGCTTTATGTGACATATGTGATAGTAATCTTTGGACTGTAGTCATTTGAGGAAGTCACCTTGAGCTCTAAGAAAACATAGAAGgcatatttcattattttctgacattttatagataaaacaattaatcaataatgaaaataactgttagtcGCAGGCTCACAGCCCTGAAAGTATCTATTGGGTATTGTTTCTTTAGAGTGGTTTTACTTAATGGACCCTCACTCTATTAATGAGTCCATTTTCTGTGCCATACCTTTGTTCCATCTGTAAGAGATAACGGTGAGTTCAGGAACTCGTCAGTGAGCCTCAACCAGCTTTCTGCTTTACTTAAGTCTGAGTGGACCATGAGCTTTTCATAGATtctgaaaaacacagcagattAGGCATGAGAGTGGCATCTGAAACacttatattgtatatttgggTTGAGGAAATGGCTAAATCAATCAAGATGAACAAACTTGTGGGGGCTTAATCCATGTTGttctttacttttctgtcaTGGAATAATCTTTCATTCAAATATACATTCATATTGCAGCCATGGTACAGCATGAAGAGTATCAGGTAATGCAGCAGGACACTTTCTGAGAGGACCCTAATAGACCCCTTGTATTACAAAATAACACTTCCACTTCTGCAAAAGACAGTGCCAGAGCAACAAGCACCACACACTCACCCAGTTATACTGCGTTGGATTTTATGGCTGTCTGCGTCCAGGAAACGATGAAACCTGACAAGATATCACATTATT
The Scomber scombrus chromosome 8, fScoSco1.1, whole genome shotgun sequence DNA segment above includes these coding regions:
- the tubgcp5 gene encoding gamma-tubulin complex component 5 — encoded protein: MAYWSTFEKETEKEIKTLIRCVSGIEDEEDQNFQLALKFAWSNFKFHRFLDADSHKIQRSITGIYEKLMVHSDLSKAESWLRLTDEFLNSPLSLTDGTKTDVHHSILSLLLSLSESPSNTNFTERPRVKEAEQEDNFDWAQYLMEGEDIDMGPYPDTPEWSEEESEDEDSQQPISREDSGIQLDRTPQEDQDHTNKTVAVAWTVGEPDARAWLEQHVVTPYWVPHAPRFPHSLHLHSNLLNVWDQHLYNTDPLYLPEEKAFVTESQVIRETLWLLSGVKKHFIFQHHDGKVSVRNNVVVTHLTSNCLRSVLEHIAVYGQAVFRLQRFIDEVTGYNSEPCPPGSGSSHGSKKGSEPPFRTYQAFVWALNKYFTSFKEELTTIERELICNDETVTLSGVLERLSPHLAQIKVLHKVFCTGVAEVPPETPNVVRASHLLNTLYKAIIEYDSVGEASEQAVALLFSLWTETVRPYLEIVDEWIVHGHLFDPAKEFIIQRNKDVPVNHRDFWYATYTLYSVSETVDNEEKLNDAASGSSGGDQGSSNRQLTMVSFLKPVLKQIIMAGKSMQLLKNLDCKDEEQSERSSRDAERKSLYALFLESVQSRLCSQDSSPTDTVTERQATERSLIKMQSIIAQHLEVDHVNDPLLAINFARLYLEQRDFHERFSGGDVIVDRSSQSVTCQTFELTLRSCLYPHIERRYIECCGNLMKTLKKDYKLLEYLQAMRNYFLLEAGDTMYDFYTAIFEKVQEKESWQQLSFLNVQLQEAVGQRHPEDSGRLSIFLETIDPARKKHPVNNLEVLTLSYKVPWPVDIVISSECQKIYNQVFLLLLQIKWAKYSLDTLRFNEFMNITKKLEGALAEEVKVKEQINQQIHRMCLLRVKLMHFVNSLHNYIVTRILHSTGLEFQHQVQEAKDLDQLIKIHYRYLATIHDRCLLREKVSFVKEAIMKVLNLVLIFSDRWQAGFGAWKIESIDKMESDFKNCHMFLVTILNKAVCRGSFPHLESLALSLMAGFEQC